From the genome of Scytonema hofmannii PCC 7110, one region includes:
- a CDS encoding DDE transposase family protein: MSQDPQTWYIVKRNVGNCEIIPSSQANEENNLEILEKWGPFESQGEAIARRVGLIRSGKCQPV; the protein is encoded by the coding sequence ATGAGTCAAGATCCACAAACTTGGTATATAGTCAAGCGTAATGTTGGCAATTGTGAAATAATCCCCAGTAGCCAAGCCAATGAAGAAAACAATTTAGAAATTCTTGAAAAATGGGGACCGTTTGAATCTCAAGGAGAAGCGATCGCTCGTCGTGTAGGTCTGATTAGATCGGGGAAATGTCAACCTGTTTAA